The Amycolatopsis mongoliensis genome includes a window with the following:
- a CDS encoding ABC transporter permease, whose product MSTLALTARDSATMLRRNLRHLRRYPGMMIMSLGMPVLLLLLFVGVFGGAMQAGVGSGQYIDYVVSGILLMTVGYGASMTALSVNRDMTEGIISRFRTMAIARVSVLTGHVLGAVLRTVVSAALVVLVALLFGFRPAAGAGGWFAAFGVVVLLALALTWLAVAVGLLAKNAEGANLFILVVQVLPFVSSAFVPPDSMSGAVRWFARHEPFTPVIDTLRGALLGTPVGDSGWIAVAWCAGFAVAGYVWARALFRRDPAA is encoded by the coding sequence ATGAGCACCCTGGCCCTCACCGCGCGCGACTCGGCCACCATGCTGCGGCGCAACCTCCGGCACCTGCGCCGCTACCCGGGGATGATGATCATGTCCCTCGGCATGCCGGTGCTGCTGCTCCTGCTGTTCGTCGGCGTCTTCGGCGGCGCCATGCAGGCAGGTGTCGGTTCCGGGCAGTACATCGACTACGTGGTGTCCGGGATCCTGCTGATGACCGTCGGCTACGGCGCTTCGATGACGGCGCTTTCGGTGAACCGCGACATGACCGAAGGGATCATCTCCCGGTTCCGGACGATGGCGATCGCGCGGGTGTCGGTGCTGACCGGGCACGTGCTGGGCGCGGTGCTGCGGACGGTGGTGAGCGCCGCGCTGGTGGTCTTGGTGGCGCTGCTGTTCGGCTTCCGGCCCGCCGCGGGCGCCGGGGGCTGGTTCGCCGCGTTCGGCGTCGTGGTCCTGCTCGCGCTCGCGCTCACCTGGCTCGCGGTCGCGGTCGGGCTGCTGGCGAAGAACGCCGAAGGCGCGAACCTGTTCATCCTGGTCGTGCAGGTGCTGCCGTTCGTCAGCAGCGCGTTCGTGCCCCCGGACTCGATGTCCGGCGCGGTGCGGTGGTTCGCCCGCCACGAGCCCTTCACCCCGGTGATCGACACGCTGCGCGGGGCGCTGCTGGGAACCCCGGTGGGAGACAGCGGCTGGATCGCGGTCGCGTGGTGCGCCGGGTTCGCGGTGGCCGGGTACGTCTGGGCGCGGGCGCTGTTCAGGCGGGATCCCGCCGCCTGA